The Williamsia sp. DF01-3 genome has a window encoding:
- a CDS encoding FAD-binding oxidoreductase codes for MSTAELPIETRKLVGWSRTTPIEGHVLATPDVEVIAKAVAQVADANADKPSYLRRGVIARGLGRSYNESAQNVGGLTVDMTQLKRVHSIDDSTGIVDLDAGVSLDELMTVALPFGLWVPVLPGTRQVTIGGAIAHDIHGKNHHSAGTFGQHVVEITLLVADGRILTLTPAGSPDDPQGELFWATIAGIGLTGIILRAKVQLKRTESAYFIADTATTSSLDETIALHLEDGFEDGYEYASGWFDSISKPPKLGRGSFSRGNLARLDELPPKLQKDPLKFNGKPLVTFPDIFPNGLANKFDFSIVGEAYYRMGSNKKGQVKNLAQFYHILDIFGEWNRAYGRTGGFTQYQFIVPTGNEDEFKRIIADIQASGHVSFLNVIKLFGDGNQAPLSFPFRGWNVCLDFPIKRGLGEYLNELDRRVMAMGGRLYTAKDSRTSAQNFHAMYPEIDSWIATRRRIDPTGVFMSDMARRLELA; via the coding sequence ATGTCTACCGCTGAATTGCCCATTGAAACCCGCAAGCTCGTCGGCTGGAGCCGCACGACGCCGATCGAGGGTCACGTGCTGGCGACACCCGATGTCGAGGTGATCGCCAAGGCTGTCGCGCAGGTTGCCGATGCAAACGCCGACAAGCCGTCCTACCTGCGTCGCGGCGTGATCGCCCGCGGACTGGGACGTTCCTACAACGAATCCGCGCAGAACGTCGGTGGCCTGACCGTCGACATGACGCAGCTCAAGCGCGTCCACTCGATCGATGACTCCACCGGGATCGTCGACCTCGACGCCGGAGTCTCCCTCGATGAGCTGATGACCGTGGCCCTCCCGTTCGGTCTGTGGGTTCCGGTGTTGCCGGGCACCAGGCAGGTCACCATCGGTGGAGCCATCGCGCACGACATCCATGGCAAGAATCATCACAGCGCCGGAACCTTCGGCCAGCACGTTGTCGAGATCACGCTGCTGGTGGCCGATGGACGCATCCTCACCCTGACCCCCGCCGGCAGCCCCGACGACCCCCAGGGCGAGCTGTTCTGGGCGACGATCGCGGGAATCGGCCTCACCGGCATCATCCTTCGGGCGAAGGTCCAGCTCAAGCGGACCGAGAGTGCTTACTTCATCGCCGACACCGCCACCACCAGCAGTCTCGACGAGACCATCGCGCTCCATCTCGAAGACGGATTCGAAGACGGCTACGAATACGCATCGGGCTGGTTCGACTCGATCAGCAAGCCGCCGAAGCTCGGCCGCGGGTCATTCAGTCGCGGCAATCTGGCCAGACTCGACGAGCTGCCGCCGAAGCTGCAGAAGGATCCGCTGAAGTTCAACGGCAAACCGCTGGTGACCTTCCCCGACATCTTCCCGAACGGGCTGGCCAACAAGTTCGACTTCTCCATCGTCGGCGAGGCCTACTACCGGATGGGGTCGAACAAAAAGGGCCAGGTCAAGAACTTGGCGCAGTTCTACCACATCCTCGACATCTTCGGAGAGTGGAATCGGGCCTACGGACGTACCGGCGGATTCACCCAGTACCAGTTCATCGTGCCCACCGGCAACGAGGACGAGTTCAAGCGGATCATCGCCGACATCCAGGCCTCCGGACACGTGAGCTTCCTCAACGTGATCAAGCTCTTCGGCGACGGAAACCAAGCGCCCCTGAGCTTTCCGTTCCGTGGCTGGAACGTCTGTCTCGACTTCCCGATCAAGCGGGGACTCGGCGAATACCTCAACGAGCTCGATCGCCGCGTGATGGCCATGGGCGGACGCCTGTACACGGCCAAGGACTCGCGGACCTCCGCGCAGAACTTCCACGCCATGTACCCCGAGATCGACTCGTGGATCGCCACCCGCCGAAGGATCGACCCGACCGGGGTGTTCATGTCCGACATGGCCCGCCGCCTCGAACTCGCCTGA
- a CDS encoding SDR family oxidoreductase — translation MPTRSVFITGAAAGIGRHTALTFARKGYVIGAYDIDEAGLASLVDEVKAAGSRAVTGHLDVTDADEFATRIDEFAEAAGGRLDVLINNAGILLAGPFEEIPLATQHKQIDINVKGVTNGCHAGFRHLKATPGSVLVNIASASAIYGQAELASYSATKMYVRGLTEALDIEWGKHGIRAIAMWPLYVQTAMTKDVRTGTTDSLGIRLGPQDVADAILAAVEEPKTSKLIHRVHYAVGLQTKALSLGARFSPAWLTRVVNKKLAHS, via the coding sequence ATGCCTACACGATCGGTCTTCATCACCGGCGCTGCAGCCGGAATCGGACGTCACACCGCGCTGACGTTTGCACGCAAGGGATACGTCATCGGTGCGTACGACATCGACGAGGCGGGATTGGCCAGTCTTGTCGACGAGGTGAAGGCCGCGGGAAGTCGCGCGGTCACTGGCCACCTCGACGTCACCGACGCCGATGAGTTCGCCACCCGTATCGACGAGTTCGCCGAGGCAGCCGGTGGTCGGCTCGACGTGCTGATCAACAACGCGGGAATCTTGCTCGCGGGTCCGTTCGAGGAGATCCCGCTCGCCACCCAGCACAAGCAGATCGACATCAACGTCAAGGGTGTGACCAACGGGTGCCATGCCGGCTTCCGACATCTCAAGGCCACTCCGGGGTCTGTTCTGGTCAACATCGCGTCGGCATCGGCGATCTACGGCCAGGCCGAGCTGGCCAGCTACAGCGCCACCAAGATGTACGTCCGCGGCCTCACCGAGGCATTGGACATCGAGTGGGGCAAGCACGGCATCCGCGCCATCGCCATGTGGCCGCTCTACGTCCAGACAGCGATGACCAAGGACGTCCGTACGGGCACCACCGACTCGCTCGGGATTCGCCTCGGACCCCAAGACGTCGCCGATGCCATCCTCGCAGCCGTCGAGGAACCCAAGACCAGCAAGCTCATCCACCGGGTGCACTACGCCGTGGGGCTGCAGACCAAGGCTCTCTCGCTCGGTGCGCGCTTCTCACCGGCATGGCTGACCCGGGTGGTGAACAAGAAGCTCGCTCACTCCTGA